Within Sulfurospirillum arsenophilum NBRC 109478, the genomic segment GAATAGGTCGATAACGAGGTAACATCTTCTTCAAAAACGGCTTCTTCTTTGTGTACCTTTTTGATTTTCATTTTTAAACGTAACTGGTTTAAATACGTATCAATACTATCTGCAAACACTTCATCTGGTTCAAGAAGGAAAACTTTCACTTTACTCCTTTTTCTTAGTTTATGCGTCAGTGTAGCATCATAAAACTGAAACTCCTATAATAATGTAAGTAAAAGGCTTTAAAATATACTTTTAAAGCCTTTTATTTGAACTGCTATTTTTAGATATTTTCTCCAGCAATCATACCGAACGTTAAACAATCGGTTACAGCAACCGTTCCTAGACGACTTGCGCCATGCGTTCCTCCCGTAACCTCGCCTGCTGCGTAAAGACCAGGAATTGGTTTGTTTGTGTTTCCTGAAATGACTTGCGCTTTCGTGTTGATTTGTAAGCCTCCCATTGTATGGTGAGGTTTTGGACATAAGCGAATCGCATAGAATGGTCCTTTCATATCGATGGGATCACCACCTTTAAGCTCTTTAAGAGAGTCACCTTTAAGCGTTTGTTTTTTAAACTCATCTTCAGTACCAGCTTTTACGGCTTCATTGTACTTTTTGATAGTCTCTTTCAGTGCATCAGCTGGGATTTTATAGTTTGCGGCAAGTGCATCAAGTGTGTCAAATTTTTTCATGACACCTCCCGATAAACCTTTTTCAATTTGAGGGTAAATTTGTTCTTCAAAAGTATTGTATGTACCAATGGCAACAGGGTACATTTTTGGAGCTTCTCTTAAGATGACATACTCAGCGTCCGCTCGTGTTTTACGATCTGCCATTTCATTCATAAAACGTTTACCATTTCTTATATCAACCGCAATACCGAATTTAAATAAGCCTTGCTGTGTCAGAAGTGGTGCTACACCAAAACCCCGCTCATCTGGACTTGCCCATGGTCCTTCTTGAATCCAGCTAATATGTACAGGAAGTGCTCCAATTTGGAATGCTTTTAGAAGCGCCCCAGCGGTTGCTCCTTCATGGTTTGTGGAATCCATATCTGGTGTCATACGTGGATCTTGAATTTTTCTATATTCTTTATCCATTGAGAAACCGCCACTCGCTAAAATCACACCTTTTTTAGCTTTATAAACTTTTTTCTCGCCTGTTTTATTTTCAACATCATCACTGTAAAGCTTATTGTCAAAACGGTAGTTGATACGTGCCGTGACTCCTACAACGGAAGTACCATCACTACTCATCACAAAATCATCCATTTTTGCACGTGTCATGATTTTACAACCAGGGAGTTTTTCTACAAACTCATGCATAGGCTTAATGACGCCCGATCCACTCATATTGTCTGTTACAAGTGATCTTGGTACTGAGTGACCACCAAACCATGCTGGCTTAACATCTTGCCATTTAGCACCACATTTAATAGAAAAATCAAGTGCATCTTGTGATCTTTTAACAATCGTCTCAAGTAGCTCAACATGATTGATACCCAGACCTGCTTTTAAACAATCTTTGATAAATTTCTCGCCAGAGTCTTCAATACCGTATTTTTTTTGCCATGAACTATTGGGTACGGCCATACCACCGCCATTGATAACAGAGTTTCCACCAATACGTCCCATTTTCTCTAATATAAGCACTTTGTAGCCACGTTCTGCCGCTTTTGCAGCTGCTGCTAGACCCGCAAATCCTGTACCAATAACGATAACATCGTATTCTTCATCAAACTTAACATCTTTTTCAGTTGGTGCAGCTGCCATGGCATTACTTGCACCAAGCATTGCAAAACCTGCCGTACCAAGAGCACCTAACTTCAGAGCTTCTCTTCGAGACATTGACTCTTTATTCATTGTATAACTCCTTAAAACAAGATGATATTATTTACTTCAGGTTAAATTATATCAACCAGCTGTGATATTTAATGTTAGTTTTTATTTAAGAATTATTTAAGAAATATACTCTATTACTCTTTTTTAAATGCCTACATTCTTGACTATATCATCGAAAAATTAACAATCTGATACCCTTGTCCATGAAATGTTCTAATCAAATCGTAGGGAAGTTTATCTCTGAGTTGTTTTACGAGTGCTCGAACTCTTTCTTGACTTACAATCTCATTTTGATAGACAAAAGAGATTATCTCTTCACATGTTGTTACACCATGTGATTTTAAAAATAAACATTTGAGCAATAATGCTTCTTTTTTACCAAGTACGATATGCTTATCATTAAAGATAAACACTCTCTTTCTAAAATCAAAACATATGCCATTAGCCCAATAAAAAATATTATCATTCCAAATATGACACAATTTATAAATCCTATAGACGATCTCTTCGACAGAGAATTTCTTGATGATAATATCATTGTAAGAAAAAGAAGAAAGTGTGTGAAACATTTGCGGTGATAGCGTGGATTCTAATACCAATAAAACAGGTGCCAAATTTGCATTTGTTCTGATAAAGTCTAGTATTTTTGTATCTGCTGGATTTTTAAGATTAAGAATAAAAAGTGAATAATCCTCTAAGGAGAGGACTTCATCAAAAATATCGTGTTCATTTTGAGTTTTTTTAACATCTATTTTTAAACGACACTGATTGAGACATGTATCGATCTCATTTTGTAAATTTGTATCAGGCTCAAGAAGAAAAATCTTCATTTCACCCCTTTTATGTATTCATTAATTTATAATCAAACAAGTAGGACTTTACAATCTCATGTAAAGTCCTAAAATTTTAGATATCTTAGAATTTGTAGTTTACGTTAAACCAAAATTCGTCAGTATCTTTTGTCGTTTTTACGCTAGCTGCATCAAAATAGTCTTTCTCAAATGATACATAAGTGACTTCGGTTGTTAAACCTTTAAGATAAGGAACTGCATAGGTGAGCCTTGCTGAATATCCTTCAATTTCTGCTTTATTGTTAGCTTTTGTTGAAATAGTTGCAGCAGATGGAGCATCTTGTTTTGCAGTCACATACGCCAATTCAGAGGTAAGTCCTGTAATTCCCACTTGTGCGAAATTATAAGTTGCTCCAAATCTATAGGTATCCATACCTGCAAAACCATTAAATACCAAAGGTCCGCGGATAGAAAGCATTGTATAACATGATGGTCCGTTACCTAAACCAAGCAGTGCATCATCGTTATTACTTACTGTTGTATAAGCAATCGTTCCACCAAAGCCATAAAGCTCAGAGAAACCAGCACGAAGTCCGATCATATTGCCATCAACATTTGCTATATCAAGTGCATTACCTGCACGTGAACCTCTGTAGTTTGCATCAAAAAGAAGCTTATAATTACTCATAGGAAGAACATAATTTGCTTCTGTATAGAAAAATGAAATATCATCTGTTTGACCTGAGTTGATTACAACACCATAAGGGCCAGTAGCAGAAGTTACTTTCATATTTACATCGTTAGCTTGTGCAAATTGTCCTGATAAAGTAAGATTTTGGACAGATTTATTGATAGCACCTAATGAGTAAGCACCATCAAAGGCAAATGTAGTTGGTCCAGCACCTGCGATAATAATCTCTTTTTTAAAGTCTGGCGCATCATAAGAATAATTATTGGCTCCAGCTGGTGTTAAGAAATTACCATTAAATACATCACCTGTTCTACCTTGAAATTTACCAACGTAGTTTGCGTAAAGCGTTGTTTGAGGTAGATCCATATTGGTAATGGCCGCACCCTCAAAAGACTCTCTAAAGAAACGTGTAGGATTTCCTGACACAAGAGGCGTTGTAATGTATTGGCGTCCAACTTTCACATCTGTTTTTCCAATTTGATAACCTAAATACGCTTCAGACAAGACTGAACCTTGACCAGATTCTTCTTTGTTGAAAAGTTTTTTTGCATCATCTGTTGCAAATGGAGTCGAACTTCCTTGGTACGTAACACCTAATCTTAATCCATAAAAGGTATCAGTGACATAACCAAGTTCGACACCAACGTTCAAAATATTTTGATGATCGGCTTTTGGATAAAAGTTGCCATCGTCATTTCTGTCCCAATACCACGCTTTTAACGTACCATTGACTTTGCCATTTTTAAACGCATCCGCAAGTGTATCTGATGCTGCGTAGACATGACCGCCAAGTCCTAAAACTGCAATTGCAACCATACTTAATTTAGCAAGTTTCATATTATCTCCTTTTTTTGAGAGCTAAATGTTTTACATGTAAAGCATTTAGCTCTTTATCCCCATTAAATGCATAGATCAATAGGGCTACTTTTCCCCTTACTTTTTCAACTCTTCGGCTAATTTTTTCTCAGCTTCTTCTTTTTTAGTGTCTAACTTACCTTTGTAAAACTCATACTCAGGTTTATAGTAGTTGAGCATACTTCTAAGCCCTTTATGCCCTACTTCTGCGTGACACGAAGCACATCCAATTTCGTTCTTAGTTCCTTCAAGGCTTGCATAATGCGCATGCATTTTACGACCTTGCTCACTAATAGATTCATTGGTTTTGTAGTTCGTATGACAGCCATAACACGCTTCATCTTTAACGAAGTGTTGTCTGTTGGCACGATTGGCTTGCCAATCAATTTTATCGGGGTTACCAAAGAAGTGAATCGCCCCTTCAACAACGCCATTTCTCGCTTTTGTTGCAATGTACGCAATAACATTTTCGTGAGGTAAATGGCATGTAGCACAGGTTACTTTGATACCTGTTTTACCATTTCCTCCATGAACATCATTATGATACGCTGCAACCATCGGTTTCATTTCATGACACACAACACAAAACCTATCACCACTCGTTCGATGCAAACCTTCATAAAGAATCCATGAACTGAGTAACCCTACCAAAACACCTACTAAAGCTGTCAGTAGGATGTTATTTTTTATGATGAGAAATATTTTTTTGATCATGGTGTCGGCCTCATCCAAAGTTTCACATCATTGCTATGGCAACTTAAACACATGTTTTCTGATGGTTTGTGTTCATTATGACATTCATCACAATAGAGCTTTGGACCATCGTGAATCGAATTATGTGGATTAGTATGCAAGTTATCCATAAATTTAAGTCTATCTGCCAAATACTGTTTTGTTTTATGGCACGACAAACACCCTTTATCTTCTATCGCTTTGAAATTTTCTGGCTCATCGCCTTGCTCTGCATGACAATCTGTACATTTAAATGACAATTTGGCATGATGAGGCTTAACGGGAAATTTTTCTTTCATTTCAGGCGTTATCTTAATCTCTGGGGAAGAAGTTTTCACTTCACTCCCCACTAAAGACATCACACCAAGAATAAGAAAAAACCCTACTGCTAAGAGAGTTTTTTTGATACCCATGATTAGATATTTTCTCCCGCAACAAGACCACATACGAGACAGTCAGCAATCGCACAACTACCTAAACGGCTCGCACCATGCGTTCCACCTGTAACTTCACCCGCAGCGTAAAATCCTGGGATTGGTTTGTTTGTATTTGCAGAGATAACTTGTGCTTTTGTATTAATTTTTAAACCACCCATTGTATGGTGAGGTTTTGGACATAAACGAATTCCGTAGAATGGTCCTTTCATATCGATAGGGTCACCACCTTTAAGCTCTTTAAGAGAGTCACCTTTAAGCGTTTGTTTTTTAAACTCATCTTCAGTACCCGCTTTTACGGCTTCGTTGTATTTTTTGATGGTTTCTTTAAGTGCATCCGCTGGGATTTTATAGTTTGCGGCAAGTGCATCAAGCGTATCGAATTTTTTCATTACGCCACCTTGAAGACCTTTTTCAATCGCAGCATAAATTTGCTCTTCAAAGGTATTGTACGTACCAATAGCAACGGGGTACATTTTTGGAGCTTCTCTTAAGATGACATATTCAGCGTCCGCTCTTGTTTTTCTATCTGCCATTTCGTTCATAAAACGTTTACCATTTCTAACGTCAACGGCAACACCGAATTTAAAGAGTCCTTGTTGAGTAAGAAGTGGTGCTACACCAAAGCCTCTCTCATCCGGACTTGCCCATGGTCCTTCTTGAATCCAGCTAATATGTACAGGAAGTGCTCCAATTTGGAATGCTTTAAGAAGTGCACCTGCAGTTGCGCCATCATGGTTTGTTCCATCCATATCTGGTGTCATACGTGGATCTTGAATTTTTCTATACTCTTTATCCATTGAGAAACCACCGCTTGCTAGAACAACACCTTTTTTCGCACGGTACACTTTTTTCTCACCTGTTTTGTTTTCGATATCATCACTGTAAAGTTTATTGTCAAAACGATAATTGATACGAGCTGTAACGCCGATAACCGTTGTACCATCATTGCTCATAACGAAATCATCCATTTTTGCACGTGTTACGAGTTTACAACCAGGAAGTTTTTCGACAAATGCTGCCATAGGTTGAATGATGGCTGATCCACTCATGTTTTCTGTAACAATGGTTCTCGGAACGGAGTGACCACCAAACCATGTTGGTTTTTTACCTGTTTGGAATTTTGCACCGCATTTTACAGCAAAGTCAAATGTCTCTTGAGCACGATCCGCAATCAACTCTAGCATCTCTACATGGTTAATGCCAAGACCCGCTTTTAAAGCATCTTTAATAAAAAGTGCTTTAGAGTCTTCAATACCAAATTGTTTTTGATCTCTGTTCATTGGAACTGCAAACGCACCACCATTAATAGCGGAGTTACCACCAACACGACCCATTTTTTCAAGAATAAGAACTTTTAAACCTCTCTCAGCCGCTTTTGCTGCTGCCGCCAAACCTGCAAAACCTGAACCAATAACGATAACATCGTATTCTTCATCAAACTTAACATCTTTTTCCATTGGTGCTGCGGCCATTGCATTTGCTGCACTTAACATTACTGCACCTGCTCCAACAACACCAAACTTAAGCGCGTCCCTTCTGGACATCGTCTCTTTACTCATTGTATAACTCCTTTTTGAAATGGTTTTTTATTTCTGCCTTAATTCTAATAATTAACTGTGACATTTAATGTGAGATATGTATAAAAAATTTATTTCATCTCTAAATTTGTAATTTCTTACACAAAATGATCTTTTATATTCCATTAAGCTTACTAATTCGCCTTAATTAAGCCTATATAATTACACTCTAAAGTTATAAATCTAACTATTTAGTTTAATAATAATTTTGATTTTAGCTTTACATGTAAATACTTTAGACTATTAAAAAGACTAAAATGCATACTGTAATGAGGTATCAAAAAACAGCGAACACTAATCTATAGTATTACGATTGAATTACTTGACATTAAAGAGCATTTGCGTTACACTTTCGCAGTTTAAAAATTTGATGAGATATGAGGAGACAACAATGAATATAAGAGAATGGTTTAAATCTAAATCATCCATTTTGGTTGCGGTACTGTTTATGTTTACCGCAGGAAATGCATTGGCACAAAGCCAACACTTAATTATCGGTGTGGCACCTGGTCCTTATGGCGATCTTGTCAAACAAGCCATCACCCCTAGTCTTGCAAAAAAAGGGTATACCATAGAGGTGAAAGAGTTTAGTGATTACGTGCAACCCAATCTTGCTCTTTCCAATAAAGCCATCGATGCAAACCTTTTTCAGCACCCGATTTATCTGACAAAGTTTTCAGCAGACAAAGGGCTTAAACTCTCTTCTCTGATTAGTGTTCCAACCGCAGGTGTTGGCATTTACTCTAAAAAATACAAATCGCTTAGTGAGATTAAAGAAGGCTCTACCGTTACCGTTCCCAATGATCCAACCAACTTAGCACGAGCGCTTAGTTATCTGCAAACACTTGGACTTATTAAAATTAAAGCCGAACTCGATGCAACCAAAGCTTCTGAGAAAGACATAGTAGAAAATCCAAAAAAACTTAAAATCCACCCTATTGAAGCTGCCCAAATCCCGCGTACGGTTGACAGTGTTGACATCGCTGTTGCGACTGGAAATTTTGCTATTTCATCGGGTATCTACCCAAGTGCGATTGATAGAGAAATCATTCCAGAAAATTACATTAACATCATTGCGGTAAGAACTGATGATTTGCAAGCACAATTTGCCAAAGACATCAAAGAAGTGGTTGAATCAGAAGCGTTTGCTCAGGCGATGAGCGATCCTACTAAAATCTTTAAAGATTTTCAAAAACCTGAGTGGTTAAAAGCAAAAACAAAATAGAGTATGAACACGGTATGTTTGTTGCATACCGTGTTTTTAAATCAGCGGAGATGAAGGTATTATGGTAAAAATAGAAAATGTAACGGTTGCGTTTCAGAGTAAAGAAACCACCTTTAACGCGGTTAATGCCGTCAATCTCACAATCCAAGAAGGTGAAGTTTTTGGCATTGTAGGAACCAGTGGAGCGGGTAAAAGTACGCTTCTTCGTACCATCAACCTTCTGCAAAAACCAACCTCTGGCACGATTTGGATCGATAACGAAGACATTACAGAGTACAGCGGAAAGTCTTTAAGAGCCATTCGCCATAAAATAGGTATGATTTTTCAGCACTTCAACCTCATTCATACCAAAACGGTTTTTGACAATGTGGCTTTTCCGATGCTCATAGCAGGCGCTTCCAAAGAGACCATCGCACACAGAGTTCCTGAGTTACTCGACCTAGTCGGGTTATCAGACAAAGTGCATGTTTACCCATCGAAACTCTCAGGTGGGCAAAAACAACGTGTTGGCATTGCGCGCGCCCTTGCAAACAACCCTCGAATTCTTTTGTGTGATGAACCTACTTCCGCACTTGATCTTGAAACGACCAATGCTATTTTGGAACTTCTCAAAGACATTAACACAAAGCTAGGCATTACCACCATTCTCATTACCCATGAGATGGATGTCATTAAAAAAATATGTACCAAAGTTGCCGTTATGGATAAAGGTGTTGTCGTTGAGATGGGAAATGTTTATGACATTTTTTCACGTCCACAGCATCCTTTTACCCAAAAACTGGTTGCCCATACCCTTAATCTTGAATTACCCTCACGTATTTTCAAAGACGTGAAAGGAAGCCTCATCAAAGTTGTTTACAATGGCGATAGAGCAGAAGAGCCAGTCCTTAGTGACGCCATTCGTACCTTTGGAATTAACATCAATGTGTTGCATGGCAAAATTGAG encodes:
- a CDS encoding flavocytochrome c, encoding MSKETMSRRDALKFGVVGAGAVMLSAANAMAAAPMEKDVKFDEEYDVIVIGSGFAGLAAAAKAAERGLKVLILEKMGRVGGNSAINGGAFAVPMNRDQKQFGIEDSKALFIKDALKAGLGINHVEMLELIADRAQETFDFAVKCGAKFQTGKKPTWFGGHSVPRTIVTENMSGSAIIQPMAAFVEKLPGCKLVTRAKMDDFVMSNDGTTVIGVTARINYRFDNKLYSDDIENKTGEKKVYRAKKGVVLASGGFSMDKEYRKIQDPRMTPDMDGTNHDGATAGALLKAFQIGALPVHISWIQEGPWASPDERGFGVAPLLTQQGLFKFGVAVDVRNGKRFMNEMADRKTRADAEYVILREAPKMYPVAIGTYNTFEEQIYAAIEKGLQGGVMKKFDTLDALAANYKIPADALKETIKKYNEAVKAGTEDEFKKQTLKGDSLKELKGGDPIDMKGPFYGIRLCPKPHHTMGGLKINTKAQVISANTNKPIPGFYAAGEVTGGTHGASRLGSCAIADCLVCGLVAGENI
- a CDS encoding OprD family outer membrane porin, encoding MKLAKLSMVAIAVLGLGGHVYAASDTLADAFKNGKVNGTLKAWYWDRNDDGNFYPKADHQNILNVGVELGYVTDTFYGLRLGVTYQGSSTPFATDDAKKLFNKEESGQGSVLSEAYLGYQIGKTDVKVGRQYITTPLVSGNPTRFFRESFEGAAITNMDLPQTTLYANYVGKFQGRTGDVFNGNFLTPAGANNYSYDAPDFKKEIIIAGAGPTTFAFDGAYSLGAINKSVQNLTLSGQFAQANDVNMKVTSATGPYGVVINSGQTDDISFFYTEANYVLPMSNYKLLFDANYRGSRAGNALDIANVDGNMIGLRAGFSELYGFGGTIAYTTVSNNDDALLGLGNGPSCYTMLSIRGPLVFNGFAGMDTYRFGATYNFAQVGITGLTSELAYVTAKQDAPSAATISTKANNKAEIEGYSARLTYAVPYLKGLTTEVTYVSFEKDYFDAASVKTTKDTDEFWFNVNYKF
- a CDS encoding methionine ABC transporter ATP-binding protein, which translates into the protein MVKIENVTVAFQSKETTFNAVNAVNLTIQEGEVFGIVGTSGAGKSTLLRTINLLQKPTSGTIWIDNEDITEYSGKSLRAIRHKIGMIFQHFNLIHTKTVFDNVAFPMLIAGASKETIAHRVPELLDLVGLSDKVHVYPSKLSGGQKQRVGIARALANNPRILLCDEPTSALDLETTNAILELLKDINTKLGITTILITHEMDVIKKICTKVAVMDKGVVVEMGNVYDIFSRPQHPFTQKLVAHTLNLELPSRIFKDVKGSLIKVVYNGDRAEEPVLSDAIRTFGININVLHGKIEYIDEKPLGVLILNIDADSTKIEQIIDYLKERTASVEVFHG
- a CDS encoding cytochrome c3 family protein; this translates as MIKKIFLIIKNNILLTALVGVLVGLLSSWILYEGLHRTSGDRFCVVCHEMKPMVAAYHNDVHGGNGKTGIKVTCATCHLPHENVIAYIATKARNGVVEGAIHFFGNPDKIDWQANRANRQHFVKDEACYGCHTNYKTNESISEQGRKMHAHYASLEGTKNEIGCASCHAEVGHKGLRSMLNYYKPEYEFYKGKLDTKKEEAEKKLAEELKK
- a CDS encoding cytochrome c3 family protein, encoding MGIKKTLLAVGFFLILGVMSLVGSEVKTSSPEIKITPEMKEKFPVKPHHAKLSFKCTDCHAEQGDEPENFKAIEDKGCLSCHKTKQYLADRLKFMDNLHTNPHNSIHDGPKLYCDECHNEHKPSENMCLSCHSNDVKLWMRPTP
- a CDS encoding winged helix-turn-helix domain-containing protein gives rise to the protein MKIFLLEPDTNLQNEIDTCLNQCRLKIDVKKTQNEHDIFDEVLSLEDYSLFILNLKNPADTKILDFIRTNANLAPVLLVLESTLSPQMFHTLSSFSYNDIIIKKFSVEEIVYRIYKLCHIWNDNIFYWANGICFDFRKRVFIFNDKHIVLGKKEALLLKCLFLKSHGVTTCEEIISFVYQNEIVSQERVRALVKQLRDKLPYDLIRTFHGQGYQIVNFSMI
- a CDS encoding MetQ/NlpA family ABC transporter substrate-binding protein, with translation MNIREWFKSKSSILVAVLFMFTAGNALAQSQHLIIGVAPGPYGDLVKQAITPSLAKKGYTIEVKEFSDYVQPNLALSNKAIDANLFQHPIYLTKFSADKGLKLSSLISVPTAGVGIYSKKYKSLSEIKEGSTVTVPNDPTNLARALSYLQTLGLIKIKAELDATKASEKDIVENPKKLKIHPIEAAQIPRTVDSVDIAVATGNFAISSGIYPSAIDREIIPENYINIIAVRTDDLQAQFAKDIKEVVESEAFAQAMSDPTKIFKDFQKPEWLKAKTK
- a CDS encoding flavocytochrome c, which produces MNKESMSRREALKLGALGTAGFAMLGASNAMAAAPTEKDVKFDEEYDVIVIGTGFAGLAAAAKAAERGYKVLILEKMGRIGGNSVINGGGMAVPNSSWQKKYGIEDSGEKFIKDCLKAGLGINHVELLETIVKRSQDALDFSIKCGAKWQDVKPAWFGGHSVPRSLVTDNMSGSGVIKPMHEFVEKLPGCKIMTRAKMDDFVMSSDGTSVVGVTARINYRFDNKLYSDDVENKTGEKKVYKAKKGVILASGGFSMDKEYRKIQDPRMTPDMDSTNHEGATAGALLKAFQIGALPVHISWIQEGPWASPDERGFGVAPLLTQQGLFKFGIAVDIRNGKRFMNEMADRKTRADAEYVILREAPKMYPVAIGTYNTFEEQIYPQIEKGLSGGVMKKFDTLDALAANYKIPADALKETIKKYNEAVKAGTEDEFKKQTLKGDSLKELKGGDPIDMKGPFYAIRLCPKPHHTMGGLQINTKAQVISGNTNKPIPGLYAAGEVTGGTHGASRLGTVAVTDCLTFGMIAGENI